In the Adlercreutzia equolifaciens DSM 19450 genome, one interval contains:
- the frr gene encoding ribosome recycling factor: MADIDEILMSTEERMEKAITALKENFMGVRTGRANAMVLDRIKVDYYGVPTPVNQMAGVKTPEAHLLVIEPWDKGMLRAIEHAILESDLGVTPNNDGSVIRLPFPSLTEERRRDLVKQCKTYAEEARVAVRNARRDANTAIEKAVKNDNLPEDESKRAEAEIQKMTDRFVAEVDEVLKKKEAEVMEI; encoded by the coding sequence ATGGCAGATATCGACGAGATTCTGATGAGCACGGAAGAGCGCATGGAAAAGGCCATCACGGCGCTGAAGGAGAACTTCATGGGCGTGCGCACGGGCCGCGCCAACGCCATGGTGCTCGACCGCATCAAGGTGGACTACTACGGCGTGCCCACGCCGGTGAACCAGATGGCTGGCGTGAAGACGCCCGAGGCCCATCTGCTGGTCATCGAGCCTTGGGACAAGGGCATGCTGCGTGCCATCGAGCACGCCATCCTCGAGAGCGATTTGGGCGTGACCCCGAACAACGACGGCTCGGTCATTCGCCTGCCGTTCCCGAGCTTGACCGAGGAGCGCCGCCGCGATCTGGTGAAGCAGTGCAAGACCTACGCCGAGGAAGCGCGCGTGGCCGTGCGCAACGCCCGCCGCGATGCGAACACCGCGATCGAGAAGGCCGTGAAGAACGACAACCTTCCCGAGGACGAATCGAAGCGGGCCGAGGCCGAGATCCAGAAGATGACCGATCGGTTCGTTGCCGAGGTCGATGAGGTTCTGAAGAAGAAGGAAGCCGAGGTCATGGAGATCTAG
- a CDS encoding helix-turn-helix domain-containing protein, translated as MPIIPRLDRVMADRKMSVNELSQRIDISPVNISRMRRGHIKAVRFSTMERICEVLQCQPGDLFEYVSPEPGTEEAAELGAIVNREIEEPSRKPIGAVSRTPVNVAN; from the coding sequence ATGCCTATTATTCCTCGTCTTGACCGAGTGATGGCGGATCGCAAGATGTCCGTCAACGAGCTTTCTCAGCGCATCGACATCTCGCCGGTGAACATTTCGCGTATGCGCCGCGGCCACATCAAGGCCGTGCGTTTCTCCACGATGGAGCGCATTTGCGAAGTGCTGCAGTGCCAGCCGGGCGACCTGTTTGAATACGTGTCCCCCGAACCGGGCACCGAAGAGGCCGCTGAGCTCGGCGCGATCGTGAACCGCGAAATTGAGGAGCCGTCCCGCAAGCCCATTGGTGCCGTCTCCCGCACCCCCGTGAACGTGGCCAACTAG
- a CDS encoding helix-turn-helix domain-containing protein, whose product MNDEQEKVQARIHSLGQQIRAHRIAQNLSQQRLALMVHTDQAVIARIEAGKHNTGIAKYIEIADALDVPLGSLIDF is encoded by the coding sequence ATGAACGACGAACAGGAAAAGGTGCAAGCCCGCATTCACTCGCTTGGTCAGCAGATCAGGGCGCATCGCATTGCCCAAAACCTTTCCCAGCAAAGGCTCGCCCTCATGGTGCACACCGACCAAGCCGTCATCGCCCGCATCGAGGCCGGCAAGCACAACACGGGCATCGCCAAATATATCGAAATCGCCGACGCCCTCGACGTCCCCCTGGGCTCCCTCATCGACTTCTAA
- a CDS encoding helix-turn-helix domain-containing protein has translation MPIVSKLKVVMADRDVSVNELSEKVGRSAVNLSHLRCNHSKGIRISLLEDLCRELHCQPGDLLVYEPPAREE, from the coding sequence ATGCCTATTGTGTCGAAATTGAAGGTGGTCATGGCCGACCGCGACGTCAGTGTCAACGAGCTGTCGGAGAAGGTGGGGCGTTCGGCGGTGAACCTCTCCCACTTGCGCTGCAATCACTCAAAAGGTATTCGGATCTCGCTGCTGGAGGATTTGTGCCGTGAGCTGCACTGCCAACCGGGCGATTTACTCGTGTACGAACCGCCCGCTCGCGAGGAGTAG
- a CDS encoding S1C family serine protease, with protein sequence MTDTNSTPTPPGDSASGGHTPASQQPVPLQPTQPAPYSAQGTQPYGGQQAYTGHAGQATGYGTQQPYGYGAQQAPGSAQHSAGQVYGQQTYEAEPVSMHAQHAAPKGNGGKTFLIAFAGALVACVLAFGVWGIAGAMIPGGSSSGTSSVVTDPSTGETTVIAPSEDPTLAEAVSAKCLPSVAAITVYADASQNDAMSQYFGYQYGGQSEGSGELVAYSQGSGVVLTEDGYIITNNHVVEGGSAYEVMVAGETYEADLVGTDPSSDVAVLKAKDASGLTVMELGDSDNLTIGEWVMTLGSPFGLEQSVATGIVSATSRSQIMSAQESMQSGGTGEVTIYPNMIQTDAAINPGNSGGALVDDEGKLIGINTLITSYSGNYSGVGFAIPVNYAINLAQQIIAGETPTHAQLGVSLSTVSAATASRYGLPVDTGAYVAAVTPDSGAAAAGIVPGDIVTAFDGQAVESASDLMLDVRTKNPGDTVTLTVNSGGQEKEVQVTLGDDSASQKAKQEQQSQEQSMNGYSLEDLFGRQR encoded by the coding sequence CACCCCCACGCCTCCAGGCGACTCCGCCTCGGGCGGCCACACCCCCGCATCGCAGCAGCCGGTACCGCTGCAGCCGACTCAGCCTGCGCCCTACAGCGCCCAGGGCACTCAGCCCTACGGCGGTCAGCAGGCCTATACCGGCCACGCAGGCCAGGCAACGGGCTATGGCACCCAGCAGCCCTATGGTTACGGGGCTCAGCAGGCGCCCGGTTCTGCACAGCATTCTGCCGGACAGGTCTACGGCCAGCAAACCTACGAGGCTGAACCCGTGTCCATGCATGCCCAGCACGCGGCTCCCAAGGGCAACGGCGGCAAGACGTTTCTCATCGCCTTCGCCGGCGCGCTCGTGGCCTGTGTGCTCGCCTTCGGCGTCTGGGGTATTGCGGGCGCGATGATCCCGGGCGGCTCAAGCTCGGGCACTTCGTCGGTCGTCACCGACCCCTCCACGGGCGAGACGACGGTCATCGCGCCGAGTGAGGATCCGACGTTGGCCGAGGCGGTGTCCGCGAAGTGCCTGCCCTCGGTGGCTGCCATCACCGTGTATGCCGACGCTTCCCAGAATGACGCGATGAGCCAGTACTTTGGCTACCAGTACGGTGGCCAGAGCGAAGGTTCCGGTGAGCTGGTGGCCTACTCCCAGGGTTCCGGCGTCGTGCTGACCGAGGACGGCTACATCATCACCAACAACCATGTGGTGGAAGGCGGCAGCGCTTACGAGGTCATGGTAGCCGGCGAAACCTACGAGGCTGATCTCGTGGGCACCGACCCCTCTTCCGACGTGGCCGTGCTGAAGGCCAAGGACGCCAGCGGTCTTACGGTTATGGAGCTTGGCGACTCCGACAACCTGACCATCGGCGAGTGGGTTATGACGCTGGGTAGCCCCTTCGGGCTCGAGCAGTCCGTCGCCACGGGCATCGTGTCCGCCACGAGCCGCTCCCAGATTATGAGTGCCCAGGAATCGATGCAGTCCGGCGGTACCGGCGAGGTCACCATCTACCCGAACATGATTCAGACCGATGCGGCCATCAACCCCGGCAATTCCGGCGGCGCGCTGGTGGATGACGAGGGCAAGCTCATCGGCATCAACACGCTGATCACCTCGTACTCCGGCAACTACTCTGGCGTCGGGTTCGCCATTCCCGTGAATTACGCCATCAACTTGGCCCAGCAGATCATCGCCGGTGAGACGCCGACCCATGCTCAGCTCGGCGTGAGCCTCTCCACGGTGAGCGCGGCGACGGCGTCCCGCTACGGCCTGCCCGTCGACACCGGCGCCTACGTGGCCGCCGTCACTCCCGATTCCGGTGCGGCTGCGGCGGGCATCGTGCCTGGCGACATCGTCACGGCCTTCGATGGGCAGGCGGTTGAGTCGGCTTCCGACCTCATGCTGGACGTGCGTACCAAGAATCCCGGCGACACCGTCACCCTCACGGTGAACAGCGGTGGCCAGGAGAAAGAGGTGCAGGTGACCCTGGGCGACGACTCCGCCAGCCAAAAGGCCAAGCAGGAGCAGCAGAGCCAGGAGCAGTCGATGAACGGCTACAGCCTGGAAGACCTCTTCGGCCGCCAGCGCTAA
- a CDS encoding radical SAM/SPASM domain-containing protein: MRFGPNVVEHAPFSIPMIGSTATGYVIGLTPEGAAVCHRMFTEDVPEAEVAAVHADLAAHLRRGGFVVEGESADGVALREGAEGADEGALGKGVEGAERTEDAARPEGAEREENVEGAGDAESAAAEGANMAASAAPAPLQSAYLHVTHHCNLNCIGCYSAVDARNTRRDLTLDELRGIIDALADAGCQHMVISGGEPFLRDDLSAIVAYVRERGIDSVDVLTNGTAVTPEKLAAIAPYVGRVSVSFDGPNAEAAPVIRREPLFERLVAAVEMIREAGIAPHIIPTAHAGNIDALGEYVVLADSLGATMNFSLLSAPLENDELAAVIPDDAALARLAQATLALSRDGVPVLSDTPVSTRLTTTCGCGAGCAMVSVSADGEVFPCHMMHDEAFSLGSLLEDPGCLAARHAPAPRVGELAACADCEIRYLCGGGCRARAYFATGDVEARDPYCALMRTFYRLLFEAMLGRD; the protein is encoded by the coding sequence GTGAGGTTCGGCCCTAACGTAGTGGAGCACGCTCCCTTTTCCATCCCCATGATCGGCAGCACCGCGACTGGCTATGTTATCGGCCTGACTCCCGAAGGCGCCGCCGTGTGCCACCGCATGTTCACCGAGGACGTGCCCGAAGCAGAGGTCGCCGCGGTGCATGCGGATTTGGCCGCCCATCTGCGTCGTGGCGGCTTTGTCGTGGAAGGGGAGAGCGCCGATGGCGTGGCATTGAGGGAAGGTGCGGAGGGGGCTGACGAAGGGGCCTTGGGGAAAGGCGTGGAAGGTGCCGAACGCACGGAAGATGCCGCACGCCCGGAGGGTGCCGAGCGCGAGGAAAACGTGGAGGGTGCCGGAGATGCGGAAAGCGCCGCAGCCGAGGGCGCCAACATGGCCGCGTCCGCCGCGCCCGCGCCGCTGCAGTCGGCGTACCTGCACGTCACCCACCATTGCAACTTGAACTGCATCGGCTGCTACTCGGCGGTGGATGCCCGCAACACCCGGCGCGACCTGACGCTGGACGAGCTGCGGGGAATCATCGACGCCTTGGCCGACGCCGGCTGCCAGCATATGGTCATCTCCGGCGGCGAGCCCTTCCTGCGCGACGATTTGTCCGCCATTGTCGCCTACGTGCGCGAGCGCGGCATCGACTCGGTGGACGTGCTCACCAACGGCACGGCCGTCACGCCGGAAAAGCTGGCTGCCATCGCGCCCTACGTGGGTCGCGTTTCGGTGTCCTTCGACGGCCCCAATGCTGAAGCGGCACCCGTCATCCGTCGCGAGCCCTTGTTCGAGCGCCTTGTGGCAGCGGTCGAGATGATCCGCGAGGCGGGCATTGCGCCCCACATCATTCCGACGGCCCATGCGGGCAACATCGATGCTTTGGGCGAGTACGTGGTTTTGGCCGACTCGCTTGGGGCCACCATGAATTTCAGTCTGCTGTCCGCACCGTTGGAAAACGATGAGCTGGCGGCGGTCATCCCCGACGATGCGGCGCTTGCGCGTTTGGCGCAGGCGACGCTGGCCCTGTCGCGCGACGGAGTGCCCGTGTTGTCCGACACGCCGGTGAGCACGCGCCTGACGACGACCTGCGGCTGCGGGGCGGGATGTGCCATGGTGAGCGTGTCGGCCGATGGCGAGGTGTTCCCGTGCCATATGATGCACGACGAGGCGTTTAGTTTGGGGTCGCTTTTGGAAGACCCCGGCTGCTTGGCCGCGCGCCATGCCCCTGCGCCCCGCGTGGGAGAGCTGGCCGCCTGCGCCGATTGCGAGATCCGCTATCTGTGCGGCGGCGGTTGCCGCGCTCGCGCCTATTTCGCCACGGGCGACGTCGAGGCCCGCGATCCCTATTGTGCCCTCATGCGGACGTTCTACCGTCTGCTTTTTGAGGCAATGTTAGGTCGCGATTAA
- a CDS encoding isoprenyl transferase, whose translation MNKDLDYIFPDPPEGVDPRALDPERIPESVAIIMDGNGRWAKKRALNRLKGHKAGIEAVREAIRCASDLGVRYLTIYSFSTENWKRPEDEVVGLMDLFAKTMLAEVDGLHEEGVRVRTIGDLSALPAETREAFDEAWEKTRDNDGMTLVVAVNYGGRQEILRACRGCMREAVLLGEETGEVIEPTEEMFERGLYTFGMPDPDLVIRTSGEMRISNFLLWQIAYSEFVVTDVLWPDFNRYTFLECLLEYQGRNRRFGGVA comes from the coding sequence ATGAACAAGGATTTAGATTACATATTTCCGGATCCGCCCGAGGGGGTTGATCCTCGGGCGCTTGATCCGGAGAGGATCCCCGAGTCGGTGGCCATCATCATGGACGGCAACGGGCGATGGGCGAAAAAGCGTGCGTTGAACCGCCTGAAGGGCCATAAGGCCGGCATCGAGGCGGTGCGAGAGGCCATTCGCTGCGCGTCGGATCTTGGGGTGCGCTATCTGACCATCTACTCGTTTTCCACGGAGAACTGGAAGCGGCCCGAAGATGAGGTCGTGGGGCTGATGGATCTGTTCGCCAAGACCATGCTCGCCGAAGTGGACGGCCTTCATGAAGAGGGCGTGCGCGTGCGAACGATCGGCGATCTCTCGGCGCTTCCCGCAGAGACGCGCGAGGCTTTCGATGAGGCCTGGGAGAAGACGCGCGACAATGACGGTATGACGCTGGTGGTGGCCGTGAACTACGGTGGCCGTCAGGAAATACTGCGCGCTTGCCGGGGCTGCATGCGCGAGGCGGTGCTTTTGGGCGAAGAGACCGGGGAAGTGATAGAGCCCACCGAGGAGATGTTCGAGCGGGGGCTGTACACGTTCGGGATGCCCGACCCCGACCTGGTCATTCGCACTTCGGGCGAGATGCGCATCTCGAACTTCCTGCTGTGGCAGATTGCCTATTCCGAATTCGTGGTCACCGATGTGCTGTGGCCCGACTTCAACCGCTACACCTTCCTGGAGTGCCTGCTCGAGTATCAGGGGCGGAACCGCCGTTTCGGGGGCGTAGCCTAA
- the dxr gene encoding 1-deoxy-D-xylulose-5-phosphate reductoisomerase — MAKRRIVVLGSTGSIGTQTLDVVRQHGDKLEIVGLAVNNSLDALLAQAREFDVRHLAVGNAALANDPRCDEARALVRSLAVPKDQEDAEASFGVGSEAVVALTQLPEVDVVVNALVGAAGLEASYATLKAGKVLALANKESLVVGGDLIMPLAAAVDADRRASGVAPATGPAGALMPIDSEHGAIYQCLLGENPREVSKLWVTASGGPFRGKTIADLEAVTPAQALAHPTWNMGAKISIDSSTLMNKGLEVIEAHHLFAMPYDQIEVVVQPQSAIHSMVEFTDGSVLAHLGTTDMRIPIQFALSYPERWEAPVRPLDFRTLGSLEFAAPDVDTFRCLSLARHAGEVGGTLPAVMNAANEVAVAAFLAEQIGYLDIARCVEATMDAHEGAGVQVVESLEQLKAVDAWARAFASEWARGRRS; from the coding sequence ATGGCCAAACGGCGCATTGTGGTACTCGGTTCCACCGGGTCCATCGGCACCCAAACCCTCGATGTCGTGCGACAGCACGGCGATAAGCTGGAGATCGTCGGCCTCGCGGTGAACAACTCCCTGGATGCGCTGCTCGCCCAAGCTCGGGAGTTCGATGTGCGCCATCTGGCCGTGGGGAATGCCGCTTTGGCGAACGACCCCCGTTGCGATGAGGCGCGGGCCCTCGTGCGGTCGCTGGCCGTCCCCAAGGACCAGGAGGACGCGGAGGCGAGCTTCGGTGTTGGTTCCGAAGCCGTCGTGGCCCTCACCCAACTGCCCGAGGTGGATGTCGTCGTGAACGCCCTGGTAGGAGCAGCTGGCTTGGAGGCGAGCTATGCGACGCTGAAGGCAGGCAAGGTGCTCGCTTTGGCCAATAAGGAGTCGCTTGTGGTGGGTGGCGACCTCATTATGCCGCTGGCAGCAGCGGTGGATGCGGATCGTCGGGCCTCCGGCGTAGCTCCGGCGACAGGGCCGGCAGGCGCGCTCATGCCCATCGATTCGGAGCATGGAGCCATCTACCAATGTCTGCTCGGAGAGAACCCGCGCGAGGTCTCGAAGCTGTGGGTGACGGCTTCGGGCGGCCCGTTCCGAGGCAAGACGATCGCCGACCTGGAGGCGGTCACGCCAGCTCAGGCACTGGCCCATCCCACCTGGAACATGGGGGCGAAGATCTCCATCGATTCCTCGACGCTGATGAACAAGGGGCTCGAAGTCATCGAGGCGCACCACTTGTTCGCGATGCCCTACGATCAGATCGAGGTGGTAGTGCAGCCCCAGAGTGCCATCCATTCGATGGTGGAGTTTACCGATGGGTCGGTTCTGGCTCATTTGGGCACGACCGATATGCGCATTCCCATTCAATTTGCTCTCTCCTATCCCGAGCGGTGGGAGGCTCCCGTGAGACCGCTCGATTTTCGGACGTTGGGCTCGCTGGAATTTGCGGCGCCCGATGTGGATACGTTCCGCTGTCTTTCTCTGGCTCGTCATGCAGGTGAGGTGGGGGGCACGCTGCCCGCCGTCATGAATGCCGCCAACGAAGTGGCGGTGGCGGCATTTCTCGCCGAGCAGATCGGCTACCTCGATATCGCCCGCTGCGTCGAAGCGACCATGGACGCCCACGAAGGGGCAGGCGTCCAAGTCGTGGAGAGCCTCGAGCAGCTGAAGGCCGTCGACGCATGGGCCCGCGCCTTCGCAAGCGAGTGGGCCCGGGGGCGGCGGAGTTAG
- the pyrH gene encoding UMP kinase has product MANEYKYDRVLLKLSGEALAGDQGYGIDPRVVDDLAEEIAEIVHDGVQLAVVVGGGNIFRGLAGSAEGMDRSQADYIGMLATVMNALALQDAFERHGIFSRVQSAINMQEVSEPYIRRRAIRHLEKGRVVILAAGTGNPYFTTDTTAALRACELDVDCVMKATKVDGVYDADPMKNPDARRFDHISYMEVLSQGLHVMDATATSLCMDNDVPMIVFDLTKPGNIKAALQGEPVGTVVE; this is encoded by the coding sequence ATGGCGAACGAATACAAGTACGATCGCGTGCTGCTCAAGCTATCTGGCGAGGCGCTCGCCGGCGATCAGGGGTACGGCATTGACCCGCGAGTGGTCGATGACCTTGCCGAGGAAATCGCCGAGATCGTTCACGATGGCGTGCAGCTGGCTGTGGTTGTTGGCGGGGGCAACATCTTCCGCGGCCTGGCCGGATCGGCCGAGGGCATGGATCGCTCTCAGGCCGATTACATCGGCATGCTGGCCACGGTGATGAACGCGCTCGCTCTGCAGGACGCCTTCGAGCGCCACGGCATCTTCTCCCGTGTGCAGAGTGCCATCAATATGCAGGAAGTGTCCGAGCCCTACATTCGCCGTCGTGCGATCCGTCATTTGGAGAAGGGGCGCGTCGTCATTTTGGCGGCTGGCACGGGCAATCCCTATTTCACGACCGATACGACGGCGGCCCTGCGCGCCTGCGAGCTGGACGTCGATTGCGTCATGAAGGCCACGAAGGTCGACGGCGTCTACGATGCCGATCCGATGAAGAACCCCGACGCGCGCCGGTTCGACCATATCAGCTATATGGAGGTGCTGAGCCAGGGGCTGCATGTCATGGATGCCACGGCCACCTCGCTTTGCATGGACAACGACGTGCCCATGATCGTCTTCGACCTCACCAAGCCGGGCAACATCAAGGCCGCTCTGCAGGGCGAGCCGGTGGGCACGGTGGTCGAGTAG
- a CDS encoding phosphatidate cytidylyltransferase — MSAARGAAASDGMSASLDEVSAPSEERTHLLDRLQPDEERDLPPVVCDAESAPEGPPWHYDLSDEERAAREEKRETRQEKRDRLKQKALDKTPDKLRNPSDLQVRFRTGVIYTAVTVICVLAGNIPMVLMLMVVAGICAGEFFYMLRSDAKLPNEMLGIIAAVLYPLSVYIAGLVGAMLVSLALLLALLVWYVFWLRARIPDVGVSFFGAAYTGLLLCGLVIIRVSLPAPWGGVCVLLLFLSVWANDAFAYLVGSKIGRHKLAPRTSPKKSWEGFIAGLVGSVIFWCLMTLVPGITMAIPQAIVFGIISGCMGVLGDLAESRIKRNSGFKDSGTIMPGHGGLLDRSDSLFLTSITAAILLIAGGCIPYALF, encoded by the coding sequence GTGTCAGCTGCGCGTGGGGCGGCGGCTTCTGACGGGATGAGTGCGTCCCTTGACGAGGTGAGTGCGCCCTCGGAGGAGCGCACTCATTTGCTCGACCGACTGCAGCCCGATGAGGAACGCGACTTGCCCCCCGTCGTTTGCGATGCGGAGTCGGCCCCCGAAGGTCCTCCCTGGCACTACGACCTCTCCGACGAGGAGCGCGCCGCTCGCGAGGAGAAGCGCGAGACGCGCCAGGAGAAGCGTGATCGCCTGAAGCAGAAGGCGCTGGACAAGACGCCGGACAAGCTGCGCAATCCCTCCGATCTTCAAGTGCGTTTCCGTACCGGGGTAATTTACACGGCGGTGACGGTCATCTGCGTGCTGGCCGGCAACATCCCCATGGTGCTCATGCTGATGGTTGTCGCTGGCATCTGCGCCGGCGAGTTCTTCTACATGCTGCGCTCCGATGCGAAGCTGCCCAACGAGATGCTCGGCATCATCGCGGCCGTGCTCTATCCCCTAAGTGTGTACATTGCTGGTCTGGTGGGCGCGATGCTGGTGAGCTTGGCTCTTCTGCTGGCCCTCTTGGTGTGGTACGTGTTCTGGCTGCGGGCCCGCATCCCCGATGTGGGGGTGAGCTTCTTCGGCGCTGCCTACACGGGCCTTCTGCTGTGCGGACTGGTGATTATCCGTGTGTCGCTGCCGGCGCCGTGGGGCGGCGTCTGCGTGCTTCTGCTGTTCTTGTCGGTGTGGGCCAACGACGCCTTCGCCTATTTGGTGGGAAGCAAAATCGGGAGGCACAAGCTGGCACCGCGCACGAGTCCGAAGAAGAGCTGGGAAGGGTTCATCGCAGGTCTGGTGGGGTCGGTGATATTTTGGTGCCTCATGACGCTGGTGCCCGGCATCACCATGGCCATTCCTCAGGCTATTGTCTTCGGCATCATTTCCGGCTGCATGGGAGTGCTGGGCGATTTGGCGGAGAGCCGCATCAAGCGGAATTCCGGGTTCAAGGACTCCGGCACCATCATGCCCGGCCACGGCGGCCTGCTCGATCGGAGCGACTCGCTGTTCCTCACCTCCATCACGGCAGCTATCCTTCTGATAGCCGGCGGTTGCATTCCCTATGCTCTTTTCTAG